The stretch of DNA TATTttcttcaaggccacactgacaTCCTTATTCCTCAGGCTGTAGATCAAGGGGTTCAGCATAGGCACAACAATGGTATAAAACACAGAGGACACTTTCCCTTGGTCCATGGAGTTGACTGATGATGGCTGCAAGTACATGAATGCTAAAGACCCAAAGAAGACAACAACAGCTAAGATGTGGGAACTGCATGTACTGAAGGCTTTGGCCCTGCCTTCCATGGAACGAATGTGGAGGATGCTAGCAATAATGAAGATATAGGAAGTAATAATAGTGAGAATTGGGACAAAGATATTCAATGTACCAAAAAACAGAATCAACAATTCATTGATATAGGTATTAGAACATGCAAGCTTCAAGAGGGGAAGAAGATCACAGAAATAGTGGTTGATGACATCTAATTTGCAGAATGAAATCTTAATCATGAAGCCTGTGTGAACTGATGCACAGAACACACTAAAAATATACACTCCTgaaatcagggaaatgtaaatctgATA from Onychomys torridus chromosome 7, mOncTor1.1, whole genome shotgun sequence encodes:
- the LOC118587442 gene encoding olfactory receptor 1537-like, with the protein product MAAGNHCTVTEFFLAGLSEKQELQMPLFLLFLGIYVITVVGNLGMVTLIGLSSHLHNPMYYFLSSLSFIDFCQSTVVIPKLLVSFVAEKNLISYPGCMTQLYFFIIFAIAECYTLAAMAYDRYVAICNPLLYSVTMSYQIYISLISGVYIFSVFCASVHTGFMIKISFCKLDVINHYFCDLLPLLKLACSNTYINELLILFFGTLNIFVPILTIITSYIFIIASILHIRSMEGRAKAFSTCSSHILAVVVFFGSLAFMYLQPSSVNSMDQGKVSSVFYTIVVPMLNPLIYSLRNKDVSVALKKILERKVFM